One Pullulanibacillus sp. KACC 23026 DNA segment encodes these proteins:
- a CDS encoding oligosaccharide flippase family protein, with product MKNNLVKNTLLLSIGNFATKGINFLMIPFFSSWLSTADYGTFDLLSTYVSLLIPFITLSSSDAIFRFGIDKSEISEKTKYITNGLLLNLFNTFLFSVVLIICYIYNDKFTIIPFLFLLISQIMMNYLQGFLRATKKLEIYSFASIISTVFIALFTTILLLKYHLGLTGIIIGYAIGYFVGSIFVIIWTKHWKYLSLSSFSIRNIKELVKYALPLIPNNVSWWIINVSDRTIINIFLGPVANGIYAIAYKVPNFSASIFNVFSISWQETATDLIDYKERHVYFNQVYNKTISIMISLCGGLLTLNYFLFHFVFDKRYFDALYISPILITSVIFVSLTQFFGGIQISLKRTKENGFTTLIGAIINLAICLGLIKFFGLYSAAIATLISNIVVTLIRQFRLTSNMKFKLDKINYIYIFIYIYLFAIIYISQNIIVNCIDIILAIILFVSANNEFLLKIKKRLIFLKV from the coding sequence ATGAAAAATAATTTGGTAAAAAATACACTTTTATTATCAATTGGCAATTTTGCTACTAAAGGGATAAATTTTTTGATGATTCCTTTTTTCAGTAGTTGGTTATCTACAGCTGATTATGGAACCTTTGATCTATTAAGTACTTATGTATCACTTTTAATACCTTTTATTACACTTTCAAGTTCAGATGCTATTTTTCGATTCGGTATTGATAAAAGTGAAATTTCAGAGAAGACCAAGTATATTACAAATGGTTTATTGCTAAATTTATTTAATACCTTCTTGTTCTCAGTTGTATTAATTATTTGTTACATTTATAATGATAAATTTACTATAATTCCATTTTTGTTTTTACTTATTAGTCAAATCATGATGAACTACTTACAAGGATTTCTTCGTGCAACAAAAAAACTGGAAATCTATTCATTCGCTAGTATAATTTCAACAGTTTTTATTGCTTTGTTTACAACTATATTGCTGTTGAAATATCATTTAGGCCTCACAGGTATCATAATTGGCTATGCTATAGGTTATTTTGTCGGATCAATATTTGTAATAATATGGACTAAACATTGGAAGTATTTAAGTTTGAGCAGTTTTTCCATTAGAAATATAAAAGAATTAGTAAAATACGCATTACCTTTAATACCAAACAATGTTTCATGGTGGATAATTAATGTTTCAGACCGAACAATTATTAATATATTTCTAGGTCCTGTTGCTAATGGGATCTATGCTATAGCTTATAAAGTTCCTAATTTTAGTGCTTCAATTTTTAATGTGTTTAGTATTTCATGGCAAGAAACCGCAACAGATTTAATTGATTATAAAGAAAGACATGTTTATTTTAATCAAGTATATAATAAGACAATTTCTATAATGATTTCATTATGTGGAGGTTTATTAACTCTAAATTATTTTTTATTTCATTTTGTTTTTGATAAACGATATTTCGATGCTTTATACATTTCTCCTATATTGATTACTTCTGTAATTTTCGTGTCATTGACTCAATTTTTTGGTGGGATACAGATAAGCTTGAAAAGGACAAAAGAAAATGGCTTTACTACTTTAATAGGGGCAATAATTAATTTAGCAATATGTTTAGGTTTAATTAAATTTTTTGGATTATACTCAGCGGCAATAGCTACTCTTATTTCTAATATTGTTGTAACGCTTATTAGGCAATTTAGATTGACTAGCAATATGAAATTCAAATTAGATAAAATAAATTATATATATATATTTATATACATTTATTTATTTGCAATTATTTATATAAGTCAAAATATAATTGTTAATTGTATAGATATTATACTTGCTATCATTTTGTTTGTAAGTGCTAATAATGAATTCTTATTGAAAATAAAAAAGAGACTTATCTTTTTGAAAGTTTAA